The genomic interval CCATCGCCATTATCATTTCAGCGGTGAATGCCTTAACACTAACACCTGCCTTATGTGCTTTGCTTTTGAAAAATACGCATGCGGAAGGGCACGATGAAAAAACAACTAACGGTTTCGGAAAACGATTTTCTACCGCTTTCAACGCAGGATTTGACAATCTTACAGGAAAATATATCAATGGATTGAAATTCCTGATCGGCAGAAAATGGCTTGCGGCAGGGTTAGTTATCACGATCACTGCCATCGCCGGTTGGCTGATGTTTACCACGCCAAAAAGTTTTGTGCCGATGGAAGATGACAGTTTCATTATTTTCAGCTTGGCCATGCCTCCGGGAACCGCACTGGACCGTACCACAGCAGCGGCCGACAAGGTTGAAAAAATACTGTCGGGCAACGAAGCCGTCCAAACGAGCTCAATTATTACGGGTTTTAATATTCTGTCCAATAGTGCCAGTCCGGCTTATGGAGTTGGTTTTATCAAGCTGAAAGACAAAAAAGACCGGGGGGCTGTGCAGGATATAGATCAAATTCTGGCCGGTATGAGTGCTCAGTTTGCGACCGTAAAAGAAGGAACAATTATGGCGTTCCGCAGTCCGCCGGTGGAAGGTTACGGGATTACCAGCGGTGCCGAAGTGGTGTTGCAGGACAAAACCGGGAAAAGTGCCACAGCTTTGAAAGCGATGTCAGATCAGGTTCTTGGACAAATCATGAAGCAACCCGGTGTACAGTTTGCCTACACCACTTTCCGCACCGATTTTCCTCAATTGGAAATGGAAGTTGATAACGACAAAGCGCAGCAAATGGGTGTGAGTGTGAGCGGAATGATGAACACGATTCAAACCTATTTCGCTGGTGACCAGAGTCTGAACTTTACGCGTTTTGGTAAATTTTATCGGGTAAGTGTAAAAGCTGATGGAGTTTTCAGAATGGATCAGGAAGCATTCAATGAGATTTTTGTAAGAAACGATCAGAATCAGATGGTGCCTGTTAAATCCCTGATCAGGTTACATAAAGTATATGGCCCTGAGTCGGTTGACAGATACAATCTTTTTAATGCCCTGAACATCACCGTTGTAGCACTTCCCGGGGTGAGCAATGGTGATATGATGGCAAATCTGGAAAAGAATGTATTCGAAAAACTGCCTTCGGATTATGGTTACGAATGGACCGGGCTAAGCCTTGAAGAAAAATCTGCTGGTAACCAGACGATGTACATTCTTGCACTTTGTTTGCTATTTGTTTACTTCCTTTTGGCGGCTCAGTTTGAGAGTTATCTGATACCATTTGCGGTGCTGCTTTCAATCCCAACCGGTATCGTCGGATCTTTTGCAGCAACCAAAGCCATCGGTTTTGACAATAACATTTACGTGCAGGTCGGGCTGATCATGCTTGTCGGTCTTTTGGCCAAAAATGCCATTCTGATTGTCGAATTCGCTGTTCAACGCCGCGCTGCCGGACTATCCATCGCAGAATCCGCCATGGAAGGCGCGAAGTCAAGGTTGCGTCCGATTATTATGACATCGCTGGCTTTCATTGTCGGAATGATTCCGCTCATGGTAGCCACTGGTGGTTCAGCATCAGGAAACAGATCTATCAGTACAGGTGCAGCAATGGGTATGTTGAGCGGTGTAATTCTGGGAATATTTGTAATTCCGCTGCTTTATATACTGTTCCAGTATTTGCAAGAGAAAATATCAGGAACAAAAAAAGAGGTTCTTCATCCGGTAATTGAACATCAATGATTTCGATAAATAAAAATATAATTACTGCACTGGTTTTGTCCGCAAGTCTGGTTTCCTGTGTAGTTGGAAAAAAATATACCCGTCCTGAATTGGAGGCACCTGAGGGATTCAGATCCGCTGTTGGCATAACAGCGGATACAGTACAACTCCCGTGGCGGACTTTTTTCAGGGAGCCGCAACTGGTGAGCCTGATTGAAGACGCCCTGGCTAAAAATAACGATGTGGCCATTGCTATGAAAAACATCGAACAACTCGATCTGGCAGTAAAACAAGCCAGACTTGGACTGCTCCCCACGCTGGATTTTACGGTGGGTGCAAACCGCGCATTTTTATCCAAAAACTCCCTGAACGGTTCCCTGAGCGAGCAGTTTGTCGGGACATCCTATATGGATAATTACGATGCTACACTGCAACTTTCCTGGGAAGCAGATATTTGGGGAAAAGTAAAAATGCAGAAGGAAGCGGCCATTGCTAATTATTTTGGACAGAAGGAAAACCTTTCCGCACTCAAAACGAGGATCATCAGTCAGGTAGCGCAGGCATACTACAATCTGATCAGTCTGGATGAGCAGCTGATTATTGCCCAACGTAACATTGCATTGAGCGATAGCACGTTACTTATGATGCGACTGCAATTCACGGCGGGACAGATCACCTCGCTGGCAGTGGACCAGGCGGAAGCGCAAAAGAAAACAGCGGAACTACTTGTGCCGCTGGCATTGCAAAACATAGCAGTGCAGGAAAACGCGCTGAGTATTTTGTGCGGCGCATATCCCGAAAGCATTGCCCGTAATGGCGACTTGGCAGAAGTGATGCCCGAAGCACAATTTGCTGCCGCAGTACCAGCCAACCTGCTCAGCCGCAGACCGGATGTGAAGGCAGCGGAATATATGGTCGTGAGAGCCAATTCGGCAACAGGTCTGGCAAAAGCCGCCATGTATCCTGCTTTCAGTTTGACGCCGCAGATAGGAGCTAATTCGTTCAAGTTTAGCCAATGGTTTGATCTTCCCGGATCGATGGCCAAGACCATTGCCGTGAATCTTACACAACCTGTTTTCAGAAAACGAGCTTTGAGAACGGCCCATGAAACGGCGATTATAGAGCAGGAGAAAGCCGCGATCCAGTTCAAACAAACCCTGATGACGGCAGTTGGCGAAGTGTCCGACGCCATGGCGAGATCCAATGGTGCATCGCAAAGACTTGAACTTGTTCAGCAAAAAACGGCTATGCTCAACAAAGCCACCGACGACGCCCAAAAGCTATACAAAAGCGGCATGGCGACTTATCTTGAAGTAATCACAGCCCAAAACAGCAGACTGCAAAACGACCTGGAAGCCATCAGCATCAAACTCGAAAAGCTGAATGCAGTAACAGACCTATACCGCGCGCTTGGCGGTGGTGTGGAGTAAAAGATAATCAACCTGCTTTGGCAAAAGCGGTACAAAGCAGGTTGATGATTACAAACTTCCCTCTCAGACGCGACTCAGCGTTTCCGAAAAAATCCAGTCATTTTCTTTACACCCCAAACAGTATTTAAGATGATCCAAAACTCAGTACCTCACTATATGGGGAATCTTGCCGCGAGCCTTCCGAAAATTGAATGTGTGAAAGGATTTATAAAAGCCATCTGGAATGAAAACAACCACACCGAAATTTCAAATTTCCTACATGACGATTTCACAGATCATTCCCTGCCATTCACTTCCCTTCAAGGCAAAGCAGGACTGCTGATTTACCTGAAAGAACTGGCAAAAAAAGTTTATCACAATACCGAAATCCTGGAACTGAGCACACTAGACGAATTGGTGATCTGCAAGATCAGGATTGTTACTAAATTACTTGGTGATAAAGGAAATGAGAGCATTCGGCCTGAAATTATTGACGGGTATCGGGATTTTAGAATGAGTGACGGGAAGATTATTGGGCATTGGGAGAATGATTTGAGGGGGGGGTATTAGAGTTAGTCCGATAGCAATGATGCTTGACTGAACTAGGTCTAACGGAGATTGTAATTGATGGTATGTTGCAATATATCTGGCAAACTTATTCCGGTGCGCTGCACCTTTTAAAAATTCTGCATCTGATTTCTACAATTATTATCGGTGCTCTGCACCTCTTGTCCGCGGAACAGGTGCAGAGCACCGCAATATTTGTGTAGAAAAATGTAAAGTACCGATCATAAGGTGCAGCGCACCGTAATACAACTCCGGAGCTTTCACTCAATTTCCAGAAAATCAATAATTTCCATAATGTGACGCTCTGCTATATTCTTAATAATCCTGTTAAAGTGATATTGGTGGATGATTCTTGGGAATATCGCTATTCATCAGCAGGTAATTATTTGACACACCAAAGAGTTTTATTGGAGATAGAATTCGTGTGGATTACCGTCACAGAAGATAATACATCTTGAGTGAGGAGTTTAGAAACTGCGCACAACGAGAGATCTGGGGAGAATACAATTTTATTGGAGTAGAACTAGCGTATCCATGCGCATTGAGCATCCTATATTTTGAAGTTTGGTCTTCATTTGGAATATCAGGTGCAAATCCGTACACTTGTGGTAATGACAAAGTTGCGCCTAATGCAATAATTATGTTCAACCACAAACGACAGGCTCGCCAAAATCAGACAACAGAAATATTGAATGAAGAAATACACGGCAAACTACGCGTACACTAATCCGAATTTTGTAATTCAGAACCTCGTAACAAATCAGAAAGACGCTGACTTGTTGCCAATCTTGTATGTGACAAAAAACATTCTGCAACGTGGATTTCCTACAACTCTTTCAAAGTATCTACAATCTGAATTAGGCGAAATTCATAAACTTGACAATTTTGAAGAACGCTTTTTGTTTGCGACAAACCAAACACCAATTTGGAACGACACAATAAAAGGCGACAAAGGCAACAATTATTATCCAGCAAAATACTTTTTCGAAAGAATTATTCCTAATGAATTTGGAGAATATTCATTTATCCAATCTTTGCTAATTCCCGAAATTCAAATCAATGAAATTATTGGCGAAGAAGATAAAAACTTTATCAACCAACAAGTTGATTTTTATTTACCACAAGCCAAACTTGTGATTGAAATTGACGGACAACAACACAAACTTGATGAAGTTACCCGAGTTTCAGACAGTACAAGAGATAACTTTTTATCAAACAAAGGAATTACAACCATACGAATTGACACAAGGGAATTACAAAATGGTTCTTATGTTTCGAAAGTTGAGAACATTTTAAACCATCTTGAAAGATTTGATAAACTTCTATCCCACTACAAAAATGCTTGTGCGAAAATAGAAGAAAACCAAATGAGCGAAGAAGAAATTAAAACGAAATTATTGCCTACGGCAATAATCCGTTTTCAAGTTTTGCTCATTGAGTTGCTTACACACAAGTATTTGACATTTGATGAAGATTGGAATTTCAACATTTTAGGTCACGAAGGGTTACCCAATTTTTCAGAATTGGCAATTAATGATTTACTCATTTGGATTGATAAACTTTGGCAACTTAAAAACAAACAAGAACTCAAAAAGCCAAATTTCAACATTGCAATTACGAATGACAAAACGAAATTTCAACCAACAACAAAAGCCATAAATATTGACTTTTCGTTATTTAAACGTTACACAGATGAAAATAAAATTAGTGACGATGTGATTTTTGTTCGTACCGATTATTTTGATATTGTAAAAGACAAAAACTATTTCAGAGTTAGTACAACCGAACCAATTAATTACAATATCACGGATGAAGACAAAGCTACTTTGGAGTTTTTCCTTGATAACATTTTCGACAAATCAAAATTTAGAGAAGGACAATTTCCAATAGTTTCAAACGTATTGAACAGAAAAGACACAATTGGACTTTTACCGACAGGTGGTGGAAAATCTTTATGTTATCAACTTCCTTGTTTGCTTCAACCAAGTATCAATTTTGTAGTTTGTCCTATCAAATCTTTGATGGATGACCAAAATGACAATTTGCAAAAAATGTTGATTACGAATGTAAATTATATCAACAGTAATTTAGAAGCCGAGGAAAGAAGAGAAGTTGAAAAAAACTTTGAGCAAGGACGATATTTGTTTGTTTGGATTTCGCCCGAGAAATTTCAAATTCCATCATTTAGAGAAAAGATAAGTGCGATTGTCGCTAATTTTTCAATCGCTTACGCAGTTGTAGACGAAGTTCATTGCCTTTCAGAATGGGGACACGATTTCAGAACTTCGTATTTGAATTTAGCCAAAACCATAGACAAGTTAAGCCCGAAGGACGAAAATGGAGAAGGTAAAATCAAATTTATTGGCTTAACTGCAACGGCTTCTGTTAAAGTTATGACAGATATTAAAATAGAGTTTTCAAGGCAGAAACAGCGATTGGAAGATGAAAATATAAAATCTCTCTTAGATTATAGCCGAAAAGAATTGCAATTTAAGGTCATCAACGATAACGGAAACAAAAGTCAAAAGATAAAAGAACTTCTTGAAGAATTAAAAGACACTGAAAGCTTTACAGAAGATGAAGAAAAAGCAGGTTTGGTGTTCACGCCAAATGTAAATGGTGCTTATGGCTGTTATCAGGTTTCAAATACATTAAATACCATTTATCAAAATAAAGTAAGTTGGTTTTCTGGAGACATTCCTAAACGTGATGTTATAGACCAAAATACAGGGCGAAAAATTGGAACAGAGCCGATAATGGTAAGAGATGAATTCAATAAATTCAAACAAAAAGTTCAAAAGATTTTAAAGAAAATAAATATCAACTTTTAGTCGCTACCAAAGCTTTTGGAATGGGTATTGACAAACAAAACATCCATTATACTTTCCATTACGGTTTACCAAGTTCGGTTGAAGCATTGTATCAAGAAGCAGGAAGAGCTGGACGTTGGGACAAACGAAAATCAGAAAATAAAAATAAGATAGGTAAATGTTACGTTTTGCATTCGCCTGAAACTCACGACCAAGAAAGAGTTAAACGATTATTTGATAAAGACACAACATTTGCCGAAATTAAAAGTATTAGTGATGAAGTCGGATTTGGAGGTAGAGATATTTTCAAACAAGTTTTCTTATTTGTACAAGGGCAAAATGATATTGAAAAAGACTTTGAAATCATTTTGGGTGTAATCACAAACTATTTCCGAGAAAACGCAAAACTTCGGATTTTTTGGAATGATGCTCGCAACAATTTACACATCAATAGCGACACTTTACAAAAAGCAATTTATCGTTTAAGTCTTTTAGGAATTGTTTCCGACTGGACAACGAATTTTATTGACCATTTTGAAGTTCAGTTCAAAACTCTTGATGAAAACCATATTATAAAAAGTGTTTCGGATTACATTACAAAGTATGAGCCGAACACAGATGTGAAAATGGATTTAGAGAAAATTCCTCAAAATTCAATTTTAGAAAAATCAGTTTGGTATTTACTGAATTGGACTTTTGAGAATATTGCTTACGGTCGAAAACAATCTTTAAAAACACTTTCAGATTGGTGTTCGGAGTTTAAAGACAGCGAAATTTTCAAGCAAAGAATTGACAGTTATTTTGTTTTTTCTGAAACAACATTTGTACTTCAACATATTTCGGAAAATCCGAAGGATTACGAACGGTGGTTTGAAGCGTTATTCACAACTGAGGAAATTGAAGAAAATGGTATAAAGAAAAAACTAAAAATACATATTCCCCAAATTGTTGATGTTGAAATTAGAAAAAAAGAGCTGAAAAAACTAAAAGACAGTATCGCCCGATTTTTGGAAAGTTACCGTAATAGTGTCGGACTTAATTTTTTAAGTGGTTTTGTTCGTTTGGCATTGACGGAATATGAAGACAGTGATGGAAGAGAGCGTTTTGAAAGTTCACTGTCGACTATTGAGCAAATTTTCACGAAAGAGGAACAAAGCGGCTTTTTGTATCGCTTGAAAGTTCTCGGAAAACATTTGACCGAAGAACAAAAGATGGAATTGTACCAATCCATATCAAGGTATTACCCTGAAATGTTAGAAGAACTTGCAGAATATTACGATTTAGCATATATGCTCAATGATATTTATTCTCAAAAATTACAGGAACTAAAAAAACTTACTAAGAAATTATATGAGCAACTTGCAAAAATTTAATGAAACTCTTGAAGAGTTCAACCAAGAAGTTGAACAACTTAAAGAGGTTTCAGGTGCTTACAAGAAGTTACAGCAATTAACTGAAACCTATAATGTAATAAGCAAGCAGTTTGACGAAAACAGCAAATCCCTTGATGCAATAAATGTGCTACAAAAGGTACAGCAAGAGAAAATTTCCAATAGTTTAATTGAGATTGGGAACACAAACAATTTCAACAGAACCGAGCTTGCTAAACTTTTTGAAGAGAGAACCGACCAAATCCGGAAGGAGAACAAAGAGTTTTACAAAGATCTTGAAGGTACAATTAGAATTAAACTTGACGAGAATAAATCAAACATTAAACAGCTTATTGAGAACGAGCGAAACCAAATTAAACAGATTTTCGAAAATGAGCTTGCGAAAAACACCAATGAATTAAGACACTTTATTGAGGCTGAAAGTAGAATATTGAAAACTTCTGTTTGGATAATTGGCGGACTAACCTTAATAATAAGCCTTTTAGCAATAGTAAAGTTATGGATGTAAATCCGCCAGCGAGAGCATTACATCATTTACAAATCTCCAACCTACATTCTTGTTCAAATCTTTCGGAATATTAATAATCCCATGTGAAGTTTTGCCCTGATTGTTAGAGCCAGCCAGAATGGGGAACTCCTCAAATTCCATTTTGAACACAATCCTATAATTTTCTCCATCCCAATCCCTCCATAAAACAATCGATTTTGTACTTAACGGATTTATACTTTGAGGCGAAAGGCAGAAGATATTATGAGGAAGACCTATATCAGACAAATGTTTTGAGGGACGATTATGAGATATTAATTTGTCATCCGTGCGACTTTTTTCCGTGGCATGTGTCACACAGGATCATAGTCTGAAGTTTTTGAAACTAGGTCTGTAAACGGC from Dyadobacter sp. NIV53 carries:
- a CDS encoding efflux RND transporter permease subunit, coding for MLKNIIDKPVTATVISVVLVILGIIGLTRLPVTRFPDISPPTVMVSGSYPGGNSEAVIRSVVTPLEEQINGVENMQYIKSTASNDGSFSITVIFKQGVNPDQAAVNVQNRVQQATPILPQEVIQMGLTTSKQQNSMIMIFNVFTTDNSKYDELFLQNYTNINLIPQIKRVPGVGQAQSFGAKDYSMRVWLNPQKMASYGLIPADVNQAIADQSLESAPGKLGQESHAALEYVMRYKGKKNQTTEYENIVVKRNGTDLVRLKDVARIEFGSLNYGGNTTSNGKNAVTIAILQTTGSNANEIEIGVQNVLKKASKSFPPGVEYTSLLSTKERLDEATTQVKSTLIEAFILVFIVVFVFLQDFRSTIIPAIAVPVAIIGTFFFLLVFGFTINVLTLFALVLAIGIVVDDAIVVVEAVHSKMEGSNMSGREATHSAMSEITGAVVSITLVMAAVFIPIGFMTGSSGIFYKQFAYTLAIAIIISAVNALTLTPALCALLLKNTHAEGHDEKTTNGFGKRFSTAFNAGFDNLTGKYINGLKFLIGRKWLAAGLVITITAIAGWLMFTTPKSFVPMEDDSFIIFSLAMPPGTALDRTTAAADKVEKILSGNEAVQTSSIITGFNILSNSASPAYGVGFIKLKDKKDRGAVQDIDQILAGMSAQFATVKEGTIMAFRSPPVEGYGITSGAEVVLQDKTGKSATALKAMSDQVLGQIMKQPGVQFAYTTFRTDFPQLEMEVDNDKAQQMGVSVSGMMNTIQTYFAGDQSLNFTRFGKFYRVSVKADGVFRMDQEAFNEIFVRNDQNQMVPVKSLIRLHKVYGPESVDRYNLFNALNITVVALPGVSNGDMMANLEKNVFEKLPSDYGYEWTGLSLEEKSAGNQTMYILALCLLFVYFLLAAQFESYLIPFAVLLSIPTGIVGSFAATKAIGFDNNIYVQVGLIMLVGLLAKNAILIVEFAVQRRAAGLSIAESAMEGAKSRLRPIIMTSLAFIVGMIPLMVATGGSASGNRSISTGAAMGMLSGVILGIFVIPLLYILFQYLQEKISGTKKEVLHPVIEHQ
- a CDS encoding efflux transporter outer membrane subunit translates to MISINKNIITALVLSASLVSCVVGKKYTRPELEAPEGFRSAVGITADTVQLPWRTFFREPQLVSLIEDALAKNNDVAIAMKNIEQLDLAVKQARLGLLPTLDFTVGANRAFLSKNSLNGSLSEQFVGTSYMDNYDATLQLSWEADIWGKVKMQKEAAIANYFGQKENLSALKTRIISQVAQAYYNLISLDEQLIIAQRNIALSDSTLLMMRLQFTAGQITSLAVDQAEAQKKTAELLVPLALQNIAVQENALSILCGAYPESIARNGDLAEVMPEAQFAAAVPANLLSRRPDVKAAEYMVVRANSATGLAKAAMYPAFSLTPQIGANSFKFSQWFDLPGSMAKTIAVNLTQPVFRKRALRTAHETAIIEQEKAAIQFKQTLMTAVGEVSDAMARSNGASQRLELVQQKTAMLNKATDDAQKLYKSGMATYLEVITAQNSRLQNDLEAISIKLEKLNAVTDLYRALGGGVE
- a CDS encoding nuclear transport factor 2 family protein, whose translation is MIQNSVPHYMGNLAASLPKIECVKGFIKAIWNENNHTEISNFLHDDFTDHSLPFTSLQGKAGLLIYLKELAKKVYHNTEILELSTLDELVICKIRIVTKLLGDKGNESIRPEIIDGYRDFRMSDGKIIGHWENDLRGGY
- a CDS encoding DEAD/DEAH box helicase, with the translated sequence MKKYTANYAYTNPNFVIQNLVTNQKDADLLPILYVTKNILQRGFPTTLSKYLQSELGEIHKLDNFEERFLFATNQTPIWNDTIKGDKGNNYYPAKYFFERIIPNEFGEYSFIQSLLIPEIQINEIIGEEDKNFINQQVDFYLPQAKLVIEIDGQQHKLDEVTRVSDSTRDNFLSNKGITTIRIDTRELQNGSYVSKVENILNHLERFDKLLSHYKNACAKIEENQMSEEEIKTKLLPTAIIRFQVLLIELLTHKYLTFDEDWNFNILGHEGLPNFSELAINDLLIWIDKLWQLKNKQELKKPNFNIAITNDKTKFQPTTKAINIDFSLFKRYTDENKISDDVIFVRTDYFDIVKDKNYFRVSTTEPINYNITDEDKATLEFFLDNIFDKSKFREGQFPIVSNVLNRKDTIGLLPTGGGKSLCYQLPCLLQPSINFVVCPIKSLMDDQNDNLQKMLITNVNYINSNLEAEERREVEKNFEQGRYLFVWISPEKFQIPSFREKISAIVANFSIAYAVVDEVHCLSEWGHDFRTSYLNLAKTIDKLSPKDENGEGKIKFIGLTATASVKVMTDIKIEFSRQKQRLEDENIKSLLDYSRKELQFKVINDNGNKSQKIKELLEELKDTESFTEDEEKAGLVFTPNVNGAYGCYQVSNTLNTIYQNKVSWFSGDIPKRDVIDQNTGRKIGTEPIMVRDEFNKFKQKVQKILKKININF
- a CDS encoding helicase-related protein; its protein translation is MQTKSSKDFKENKYQLLVATKAFGMGIDKQNIHYTFHYGLPSSVEALYQEAGRAGRWDKRKSENKNKIGKCYVLHSPETHDQERVKRLFDKDTTFAEIKSISDEVGFGGRDIFKQVFLFVQGQNDIEKDFEIILGVITNYFRENAKLRIFWNDARNNLHINSDTLQKAIYRLSLLGIVSDWTTNFIDHFEVQFKTLDENHIIKSVSDYITKYEPNTDVKMDLEKIPQNSILEKSVWYLLNWTFENIAYGRKQSLKTLSDWCSEFKDSEIFKQRIDSYFVFSETTFVLQHISENPKDYERWFEALFTTEEIEENGIKKKLKIHIPQIVDVEIRKKELKKLKDSIARFLESYRNSVGLNFLSGFVRLALTEYEDSDGRERFESSLSTIEQIFTKEEQSGFLYRLKVLGKHLTEEQKMELYQSISRYYPEMLEELAEYYDLAYMLNDIYSQKLQELKKLTKKLYEQLAKI